From one Montipora capricornis isolate CH-2021 chromosome 10, ASM3666992v2, whole genome shotgun sequence genomic stretch:
- the LOC138019059 gene encoding melanotransferrin-like: MAKILLAFLTLVFIQFAQSAQISFKWCVKSSLEKNKCDDFVKYVKETAKNASMEVTALCVVGISADDCATKIKNNEADLITLDGGRVYDAGKTKDLIPIVSEQYGKYGVKYYGVAVVKKSNEGFNLTSLKGKKSCHTGARRTAGWRVPIGYMLRTELIPAVKCGNKLNDFLSAADFFSESCVPGVKTYNTTGEIPGKLCALCAGTGDTQCSGDTSENKYAGYHGSFKCMAEDKGDVAFVKHVTVKEVVAMGGYRSASDYQYLCKDGSRKEIGQHEQCYLGFNPAHAVVTRKGNADVDKIVTILTSMSENYGIKQTDPGKFQLFNSTKYSNSSGNLIFKDSATALVAIAKEKRTYKGFLGDDYVKDAEALKSCDFLTSSPAITEATGTTPTSAAIIPYAVYVPIATLMFLISI, translated from the exons ATGGCTAAGATTCTGCTCGCTTTTCTGACATTGGTTTTCATACAGTTTGCCCAATCAG ctcaaATAAGCTTCAAATGGTGTGTCAAATCGagtttagaaaaaaacaaatgcgATGACTTCGTGAAATACGTCAAGGAAACCGCAAAAAATGCAAGTATGGAGGTGACCGCTCTGTGCGTTGTTGGAATATCCGCTGATGATTGTGCcactaaaataaaaaacaatgaaGCTGATCTCATAACCTTGGATGGTGGCAGAGTGTACGACGCAG GGAAGACAAAGGACCTGATACCCATTGTCTCTGAACAATATGGAAAGTACGGGGTCAAATATTATGGAGTTGCTGTGGTTAAAAAGTCAAACGAAGGGTTTAACTTAACGTCTCTGAAGGGAAAAAAGTCTTGCCACACTGGAGCTCGACGGACAGCCGGTTGGAGGGTACCCATTGGCTATATGCTTCGCACGGAGTTGATTCCAGCTGTTAAGTGCGGGAACAAGCTGAATGATTTCCTATCGGCTGCCGACTTTTTCAGCGAGAGCTGCGTACCTG GTGTTAAAACATACAATACGACAGGAGAGATTCCCGGAAAACTTTGCGCACTTTGCGCAGGAACTGGGGACACCCAATGCTCCGGAGATACGAGCGAAAACAAGTACGCTGGGTACCATGGCTCCTTCAAGTGTATGGCGGAGGATAAGGGTGATGTAGCATTTGTTAAGCATGTAACCGTAAAAGAAGTTGTGGCTATGGGAGGTTATCGCTCTGCGAGTGATTACCAATACCTTTGCAAAGATGGCAGCAGGAAAG AGATTGGACAGCACGAGCAATGTTACCTTGGTTTCAACCCCGCACACGCGGTGGTCACGAGAAAAGGAAATGCTGATGTTGACAAAATCGTCACCATTTTGACAAGCATGAGTGAAAATTATGGCATCAAGCAAACAGACCCGGGCAAGTTCCAACTTTTTAATTCCACTAAGTATTCCAATTCAAGTGGTAATTTGATCTTCAAGGACTCCGCCACTGCCCTGGTTGCCATCGCAAAAGAGAAGCGGACTTATAAGGGTTTCCTAGGTGACGATTATGTCAAAGATGCCGAAGCACTCAAGTCATGTGACTTCCTTACTTCTTCTCCAGCCATAACGGAAGCAACAGGAACAACACCAACGTCTGCGGCGATCATCCCTTATGCCGTGTATGTGCCTATTGCAACATTGATGTTCCTGATATCAATTTAG
- the LOC138019057 gene encoding ankyrin repeat domain-containing protein 60-like yields the protein MSTFRKTKKGLKIASFDIFIYIASAGEKFLLKKVHPEMKIKELKCYAELVVGIPYNLQRLQYLDEGDMLDDSDLRHNDVVSGATINLKLWRIWDTLVAAVCRGAVDQVLVEGVEVDKAWESLDPVSYRNKVSLAKERASVALFIAAHRGHTNLIRILTDNTDADVNMKTPFGRTPLHAASSQGHSNAIDLMLEKGASMDEIDVQGKSALMVASQWGFKDSERHLFLFQWQTRAAKTKHRKPSKTLMMHQQFDSAYPTWLKGQYAQVYFCQTLPPGEFAGTGFSAPRRKPMQETGQSKYDSFVEETFEDIHHLPPINNGSRNSTGGSVRQVLPHVSSMDRLTSSKSQGSSKSATFDEWLEEKKFKKQKQLQKEREEKRRKEMEQKSKRLAKMGGLKTFEDWKTTKLKQTKDLPSMEKKRDDIVREEPGRKFSIGFERWLNRTGALDLA from the exons ATGTCAACTTTTAGGAAAACCAAGAAAGGACTTAAAATAGCTTCTTTTGATATATTCATTTACATAGCTAGCGCGGGAGAAAAGTTTTTACTGAAGAAGGTTCACCCCGAAATGAAGATAAAGGAACTTAAATGTTACGCTGAACTAGTTGTTGGAATTCCTTACAATTTACAGCGATTGCAGTATCTAGATGAAGGAGATATGCTTGACGATTCTGATTTAAGACACAATGATGTAGTTTCTGGAGCGACAATTAATTTAAAACTCTGGAGAATATGGGACACCCTTGTTGCGGCTGTCTGTAGAGGTGCCGTGGATCAAGTTCTAGTAGAAGGTGTTGAAGTCGACAAAGCTTGGGAATCATTAGATCCAGTAAGTTACAGAAACAAAGTTTCTCTTGCAAAGGAAAGAGCATCAGTTGCTCTCTTTATTGCCGCTCATCGTGGTCACACCAACTTAATCAGAATTTTAACAGACAACACGGACGCTGACGTGAACATGAAGACTCCATTCGGTCGCACACCGCTACATGCCGCTTCTTCTCAAGGGCATTCCAACGCTATAGATTTGATGCTGGAAAAAGGTGCATCGATGGACGAGATAGACGTGCAAGGCAAATCGGCTCTAATGGTGGCAAGCCAATGGGGTTTCAAAGACAGTGAAAGACATTTATTTCTATTCCAGTGGCAAACCAGAGCTGCCAAGACCAAACATAGGAAACCCAGTAAAACACTGATGATGCATCAACAGTTTGACTCGGCTTACCCCACATGGTTAAAAGGACAATACGCGCAGGTGTATTTCTGCCAAACGTTGCCTCCAGGAGAATTTGCTGGGACTGGATTCAGTGCTCCAAGGAGGAAACCGATGCAGGAAACCGGCCAGTCAAAATATGATTCATTTGTTGAAGAAACGTTTGAAGATATTCATCATTTGCCCCCTATTAATAACG gTTCCAGGAACAGTACAGGGGGGTCTGTGAGGCAAGTTCTACCTCATGTCAGCTCTATGGATAGGTTAACCAGCAG TAAATCCCAGGGAAGTTCAAAGTCAGCAACATTTGATGAGTGGCTGGAggagaaaaaatttaagaaacaaaaacaacttcagaaggaaagagaagaaaagcgaaGAAAAGAGATGGAACAAAAAAGCAAGAGATTGGCGAAAATGGGAGGCTTAAAGACCTTTGAAGACTGGAAAACTACAAAgttaaagcaaacaaaagacTTGCCAAGTATGGAAAAGAAACGAGATGACATTGTCCGAGAAGAGCCTGGAAGAAAATTCAGCATCGGCTTTGAACGCTGGTTAAACAGAACTGGTGCATTAGATCTAGCATGA